A stretch of the Massilia sp. W12 genome encodes the following:
- a CDS encoding ABC transporter substrate-binding protein, giving the protein MAALSLAPAVAQEKIRIGVPLPLSGTSAQFCEPMLKGVQMYAEELNAKGGLLGKKIEIVARDSKAKPEEAVRVARELIVRERVNFLVGTFTSAEGPAVSEIAKENKTVLMALGPKTDRLTAPEALHPYVFRVSANTTTEGRAAAALMARWKVTRVATIAPDFAYGQDGVKVFVAHLKKLRPDIQIVDQQWPKITESDYTPFITAQKAAKPEAVFSIICCGQFTPFAKQANGLGYFKALNNNFIAVAEGGSIESLRSLGAEYPVGIWGNSYDAFNYKPQDPAVAKAHSDFLAKVRTFTKEQYPASWVVSGYLGMQYLSEAVKKANSLDSSKVSAALKGLTLDTPMGKLTMRAKDQQLTRGMVWGQAKIVKDVPFPVLDPIEYIDAAPLMD; this is encoded by the coding sequence ATGGCTGCGTTATCACTGGCTCCGGCAGTGGCGCAGGAAAAAATCCGCATCGGCGTCCCTTTGCCGCTTTCCGGCACCTCAGCGCAGTTTTGCGAACCCATGCTCAAAGGCGTGCAAATGTACGCCGAAGAATTGAACGCCAAAGGCGGTTTGCTGGGGAAAAAAATTGAGATCGTCGCGCGCGACTCCAAAGCCAAACCGGAGGAAGCCGTGCGTGTGGCGCGCGAATTGATCGTGCGTGAACGTGTCAATTTCCTGGTCGGCACCTTTACTTCAGCTGAAGGCCCGGCAGTATCCGAAATTGCGAAAGAAAACAAAACAGTGTTGATGGCGCTGGGGCCGAAAACAGACCGCCTGACCGCACCTGAAGCTTTGCATCCCTACGTCTTCCGCGTTTCCGCGAATACCACCACTGAAGGACGCGCTGCGGCCGCCCTGATGGCGCGTTGGAAAGTGACGCGTGTGGCTACTATTGCGCCTGATTTTGCGTATGGTCAGGATGGGGTCAAAGTGTTTGTCGCGCATCTGAAAAAGCTGCGTCCCGATATCCAGATCGTGGATCAGCAATGGCCCAAGATCACGGAAAGCGACTACACCCCCTTTATCACCGCGCAAAAAGCGGCCAAGCCGGAGGCGGTGTTTTCGATTATTTGCTGCGGCCAGTTCACTCCTTTCGCAAAACAGGCAAATGGCCTGGGTTACTTCAAGGCGCTCAATAACAATTTTATTGCTGTCGCTGAAGGTGGCTCGATTGAAAGCTTGCGTTCGCTGGGAGCCGAATATCCAGTCGGCATCTGGGGCAACTCATACGATGCCTTCAATTACAAGCCGCAAGATCCTGCAGTGGCCAAGGCGCACAGCGATTTCCTGGCCAAGGTGCGCACCTTCACCAAGGAGCAGTACCCTGCCTCCTGGGTGGTGTCAGGTTATCTCGGCATGCAATATCTGAGCGAGGCAGTGAAAAAAGCCAATTCGCTGGATTCAAGCAAAGTTTCGGCTGCGCTCAAAGGATTGACCTTGGATACGCCGATGGGCAAGCTGACGATGCGCGCCAAAGATCAGCAATTGACCAGGGGTATGGTATGGGGACAGGCAAAAATAGTGAAAGATGTCCCATTCCCGGTACTCGATCCGATTGAATATATTGATGCTGCACCACTGATGGATTGA